Part of the Anas platyrhynchos isolate ZD024472 breed Pekin duck chromosome 12, IASCAAS_PekinDuck_T2T, whole genome shotgun sequence genome, GGTTCAGTACAATCTGTTAAACAATTGACAACAGTTAAGAGCAAATAGTTTTTAAATGCATTCAGACTAGGAAAATTGCACAGCATTATCAAACTTAAAACCAAGAGTTATCTCTTATTGTATGTGAACATTTCCTTTTAACTGCTCATCTTTTTTGATGTttattcagaaatgtaaaacGTCAGCTGGCTTTATAGAAAAGAGGCCAGATCCTAGCATTTGTTACTCTGGAGTAAATTCATGACATTCCCAGTATTTGTCCGGATTTATACAAGCAATTTTCAGATCAGAATCCCACAAGGAATGCTTTTGTTGAAATATGTGGTGGCAAATATggcatttgtttaattttagaaGTATTGCTTGAAGCATTAAAAGTGGTTTTAAAAGTGCCTCGGCACAGTCATATGAATGTTACCGTTTTattagagatttttcttttcctttctgttgagTTTGATGTCTGTAACTGCAGCGGAATTAAATTTGGTTGGAAAACCAATCTGCCTTACAGGTTCAGGGCTTATACCTTATGTAGTAAGTGGGAAGAAATGGGGAGGTTGTCAGTCTGTAGCTTGgtaatatatacttttttttttcttgtcaacATCTGATTGGGGCCTCGAATGACTACAAATTAGTTTAGTGATGGGGCAACTGTCACAGATATCTTTGAATCAGTTGAAAATGAACAAGGTTGACAGGAACGTGAGAGTCTAATGAGTCCTTCAAATGGTTGATTTGCACTCAGTGGACAACTAGACAATAAGCGGTATGAATTATTGGAAATCAATACTTTCCTATGGAATTTCATTATGCCCCAATGTCTTCAGTTCatagtattttatattttgatggATTATCTGAAGCAAATGATCATCTAAGACATAGGGATTGATAAAGCTCCCCTCTGCAGTCTCAAATGTTGCTTTTGACTGATATTTTTGAAGTAGAAATATTGATCAATCTTCACGTACAATCTTAGTCTATTTTAGAGTGGTAGATAAAAacagtacttttaaataaaatgtcctgcagattttttttttttattttttttttttggtattactGTTTGGTTTCTAATCCGTCGTCTTTTGATGTTTTAGGAGACACAGAAAAGGGTCAAGCAAATCGAACCACTAAGAACAAGGACGCCCACGTCTGTGGCAGGTGCTGTGCTGAGTTCTTTGAATTATCAGATCTCCTGCAACACAAGAAGAACTGTACTAAAAATCAATTAGTTTTaattgtgaatgaaaatccAGCTTCTCCTTCTGAAACCTTCCCTCCTAGTTCTCCTTCTGATAATCCTGATGAACAGATGAATGACACAGTTAATAACACAGATCAAGTAGACTGCAGTGACCTTTCAGAGCATAACAAACTTGACAAGGAAGAATCCATGGATGTGGAGGCTTCCAGCATTAACAATAGCAGTAGCAGTTCCAAGAGTGTCAACAATAGTATTACAAGCAGTAACAGCTCCACAATGGGTACCTCAGCTGTAACAACCTCTCTACCTCACATAGGGGATCTGACAACATTAGGCAACTTTTCAGTGATAAATAGTAATGTAATAATTGAAAACCTTCAGAGTACTAAAGTGGCAGTAGCACAGTTCTCACAGGAAGCAAGATGTAACGGTGCGTCGAACAACAAGCTTGCTGTACCTGCCCTGATGGAGCAACTGTTGGctttacagcagcagcagatccaCCAGTTGCAACTGATTGAACAAATTCGTCACCAAATATTATTGTTGGCTTCCCAAAATACAGACATGCCAACGTCTTCTAGCCCGTCTCAAGGTACTTTACGAACATCTGCCAACCCCTTGTCCACATTAAGTTCCCATTTAtcccagcagctggctgcagcagctggattAGCACAAAGCCTTGCTAGTCAATCTGCCAGCATCAGTGGTGTGAAACAGCTACCCCCTATACAGCTACCTCAGAGCAACCCTGGCAACACTATAATTCCATCCAGTAGTGGCTCTTCTCCAAATATTAACATACTGGCAGCAGCAGTTACAACACCATCCTCAGAAAAAGTGGCTTCAAGTATTGGTGGCTCACAGCTCAGCAACCCACCAGTATCAGCATCATCTTCACCAGCTTTTGCAATAAGCAGTTTATTAAGTCCTGCATCTAATCCACTTCTACCTCAGCCCACCCCTAATAACTCTGTTTTCTCCAGTCCCTTGTCCAATATTGGAACACCTGCAGAGGATTTAAACTCCTTGACTGCCTTggcacagcaaagaaaaagcaagccacCAAATGTAACTGCTTTCGAAGCAAAAAGTAATTCAGATGAGGCGTTCTTTAAGCATAAATGCAGGTTCTGTGCTAAAGTGTTTGGGAGTGACAGTGCCTTGCAGATTCATTTACGTTCTCACACTGGCGAGAGGCCATTTAAATGCAACATATGTGGAAATAGGTTTTCCACAAAGGGAAACTTAAAAGTCCACTTTCAGCGTCATAAAGAAAAATACCCTCATATTCAGATGAATCCGTACCCAGTGCCAGAGCATTTGGACAATATTCCTACAAGCACGGGTATTCCTTACGGGATGTCTATACCGCCAGAGAAACCTGTCACGAGCTGGCTAGACAGCAAGCCAGTCCTCTCCACCCTGACGACTTCTGTGGGGCTGCCGCTCCCACCAACGATACCAAGCCTGACCCCGTTCATCAAAACTGAGGAGCCTCAGCCAATTCCCATTAGCCACCCTTCTGCTAGCCCTCCCTGCTCTGTCAAGAGCGACTCGGGAACAGCTGACCCCACATCAAAAATCTCCAATGGACTTTCTGATGAGGTAGAGGCTGGCGCTTTGCCTACCTCAAATggcaaaatggaagaaaacccTCAAAACACAAGCTCCATCGCTAACGTGAGCAGCTCCGTGAGCTCACCGGCAGCAGACTCGGGCTCCGGCAGCATTGCCACTTTTACAAATCCACTGATGCCTCTAATGTCAGAACAGTTTAAGGCAAAGTTTCCATTTGGAGGACTATTGGATTCAACGCCAGCATCCGAAACATCAAAATTACAGCAACTGGTAGAAAACATAGATAAAAAGGCAACTGATCCTAATGAGTGTATCATTTGCCACCGAGTTCTCAGTTGCCAGAGCGCACTGAAAATGCATTATCGTACGCATACTGGTGAGAGgccatttaaatgtaaaatctgTGGTCGCGCTTTCACTACTAAAGGCAACCTAAAGACTCATTACAGTGTCCACCGTGCCATGCCCCCACTGAGAGTACAGCATTCATGCCCGATCTGCCAGAAAAAATTCACCAATGCCGTAGTGCTACAGCAGCACATCCGAATGCACATGGGAGGGCAGATCCCTAACACCCCGGTCACAGAAAACTATCCTGAGTCAATGGAATCCGATACGGGATCTTTTGATGATAAGAATTTTGATGATATAGACAACTTCTCAGATGAGAACATGGAAGACTGTCCTGACAGCAGTGTGCCAGATACACCTAAATCTGCAGACGCATCACAAGACAGCTTGTCTTCTTCCCCTCTGCCCCTGGAAATGTCAAGTATTGCCGCTTTGGAAAACCAGATGAAGATGATCAATGCAGGACTTGCTGAGCAACTTCAGGCAAGCTTAAAGTCAGTTGAAAATGGGTCAGTGGAAGGGGACGTTTTGACTAATGATTCGTCATCGGTTGGTGGTGATATGGAAAGCCAAAGTGCTGGAAGCCCTGCTGTCTCAGAGTCTACCTCTTCCATGCAGGCCTTGTCCCCATCCAACAGCACTAATGATTACCACAAGTCACCAAGTATCGAAGAGAAACCGGTAAGAGCTTTACCAAGCGAGTTTGCCAATGGTTTGTCTCCAACCCCTGCAAACAGTGGTGCTTTGGACTTGACATCTAGTAACACTGATAAAATGATTAAAGAAGAGTCTCTGAGTATGCTCTTTCCTTTCAGAGATAGAGGTAAATTTAAAAACACCGCATGTGACATTTGTGGCAAAACATTTGCTTGTCAGAGTGCCTTGGACATTCATTACAGAAGTCATACCAAAGAGAGACCATTTATTTGCACAGTTTGCAATCGTGGCTTTTCCACAAAGGGTAATTTGAAGCAGCATATGTTGACACATCAAATGCGAGATCTACCATCACAACTTTTTGAGCCCAGCTCCAGTATCGGCCCTAATCAGAACTCTTCAGTTATGCCTGCTAATTCACTGTCATCGCTCATAAAGACCGAGGTTAATGGCTTCGTGCATGGCTCTCCTCAGGACAGCAAGGAGACACCCTCTGGTCTAGCTGCTGCGGGGCCactctcctcctctgccacgtcccctgtcctgctgcctgctctcccCAGAAGAACCCCCAAACAGCACTACTGCAACACGTGTGGGAAAACGTTTTCTTCCTCCAGCGCTCTGCAGATCCACGAAAGGACGCACACTGGTGAGAAACCTTTTGCCTGCACTATATGTGGAagagcattcacaacaaaaggCAATCTGAAGGtactttttcctcttgctgttctTAGGTTTCATTTTGGCCTTGCTGGGGTTTTTCCAGTGTTCACATCTGTTAGCGTTGCAAGCAGTGGTACCTTTGGGTGTCTGTGGCGTGACAACTGGAGTGTTTGTTTAGTCAGCCCTGATAGTAGTACTAGATGGGCTCTAGTTGAGTGCTTGCACTGGCAGCAGGTCCGAAGCGTGATCTGTTTTTGATGCTTAATTAGAGTTCACCTACCAGCAAAGACCGTCTATGTAAAGTGTGAAACAGAACAGCCAAGTATtggtaagaaatattaattaatagaGAAATGTATTTAGTAACTCACACACCTCTTAAAGAAGTGAAAGGCTctcaaagatgttttttttttcataactatCGTGTAAAATGATGACTGTTTAAAAAACCTATTAACATAATTCTGGAACTAATGGGCATTGCTTTAATTGATTATATAACTAACATTTCCTACTGATATGTGTTTGGAAAAGCAAATATACTTAAGTTTTAGAACACCAGTTGAGCACTTTACTGTGTACATTTTTCTGTTGACAGAGTATTTCTCTAGAGGTTGCTGCCAGTAATGTGAGATGAATAATTACTTTCAGGCCATTCTGTCTATACACGAGGCTCTCCGATGAGCAATCAGTAAAGGATACTTTCTGCCCCTCTGAAAAGGACGTTTATAGGGTAAAGGGTGTCAAATGCAATACTTACCACTGCAATGAAAGTGGACATAGCAATTCTAGCCCCAAAAGCAGCTATCTGCAATTGACAGAGTAACACAAAGTCATTATGAGCTAAATacatgtaataaaaaataataataattgaaaaaaagcaacaagcaaTGTATTGTTCAGCAGGAAAACAGAGTATTCTGGGTAATGGTGATGGGCTGATCCAGAAGCAGCTTATTTATTGCTCCAGATGGGAAATGAAGTCCTGCATCCAACTACTTTTAGTACCCTTTATCACATAACAAGACCGGACATGTTTGTGGACTGCTGCCTTCGCTGTGATGAAAATTAGTTTGAAATTCCTGCCaaccactattttttttgtttgtttgttttcttctttctgtcttttcaggTTCACATGGGCACTCACATGTGGAACAGTACTCCTGCAAGACGAGGCAGACGACTTTCTGTAGATGGCCCCA contains:
- the SALL1 gene encoding sal-like protein 1 isoform X2; translation: MSRRKQAKPQHFQSDPDLALLSQRNGDTEKGQANRTTKNKDAHVCGRCCAEFFELSDLLQHKKNCTKNQLVLIVNENPASPSETFPPSSPSDNPDEQMNDTVNNTDQVDCSDLSEHNKLDKEESMDVEASSINNSSSSSKSVNNSITSSNSSTMGTSAVTTSLPHIGDLTTLGNFSVINSNVIIENLQSTKVAVAQFSQEARCNGASNNKLAVPALMEQLLALQQQQIHQLQLIEQIRHQILLLASQNTDMPTSSSPSQGTLRTSANPLSTLSSHLSQQLAAAAGLAQSLASQSASISGVKQLPPIQLPQSNPGNTIIPSSSGSSPNINILAAAVTTPSSEKVASSIGGSQLSNPPVSASSSPAFAISSLLSPASNPLLPQPTPNNSVFSSPLSNIGTPAEDLNSLTALAQQRKSKPPNVTAFEAKSNSDEAFFKHKCRFCAKVFGSDSALQIHLRSHTGERPFKCNICGNRFSTKGNLKVHFQRHKEKYPHIQMNPYPVPEHLDNIPTSTGIPYGMSIPPEKPVTSWLDSKPVLSTLTTSVGLPLPPTIPSLTPFIKTEEPQPIPISHPSASPPCSVKSDSGTADPTSKISNGLSDEVEAGALPTSNGKMEENPQNTSSIANVSSSVSSPAADSGSGSIATFTNPLMPLMSEQFKAKFPFGGLLDSTPASETSKLQQLVENIDKKATDPNECIICHRVLSCQSALKMHYRTHTGERPFKCKICGRAFTTKGNLKTHYSVHRAMPPLRVQHSCPICQKKFTNAVVLQQHIRMHMGGQIPNTPVTENYPESMESDTGSFDDKNFDDIDNFSDENMEDCPDSSVPDTPKSADASQDSLSSSPLPLEMSSIAALENQMKMINAGLAEQLQASLKSVENGSVEGDVLTNDSSSVGGDMESQSAGSPAVSESTSSMQALSPSNSTNDYHKSPSIEEKPVRALPSEFANGLSPTPANSGALDLTSSNTDKMIKEESLSMLFPFRDRGKFKNTACDICGKTFACQSALDIHYRSHTKERPFICTVCNRGFSTKGNLKQHMLTHQMRDLPSQLFEPSSSIGPNQNSSVMPANSLSSLIKTEVNGFVHGSPQDSKETPSGLAAAGPLSSSATSPVLLPALPRRTPKQHYCNTCGKTFSSSSALQIHERTHTGSHGHSHVEQYSCKTRQTTFCRWPHDISRRQSCKVPRNVSERFGCTVREWRPLQLLEPVRSSALQWLGHEDQRDLRHPERRHPTATGGPGQRGQLAHQRLDGKPGKAPEFRTQCTSSWSGENGKQ
- the SALL1 gene encoding sal-like protein 1 isoform X3 yields the protein MNDTVNNTDQVDCSDLSEHNKLDKEESMDVEASSINNSSSSSKSVNNSITSSNSSTMGTSAVTTSLPHIGDLTTLGNFSVINSNVIIENLQSTKVAVAQFSQEARCNGASNNKLAVPALMEQLLALQQQQIHQLQLIEQIRHQILLLASQNTDMPTSSSPSQGTLRTSANPLSTLSSHLSQQLAAAAGLAQSLASQSASISGVKQLPPIQLPQSNPGNTIIPSSSGSSPNINILAAAVTTPSSEKVASSIGGSQLSNPPVSASSSPAFAISSLLSPASNPLLPQPTPNNSVFSSPLSNIGTPAEDLNSLTALAQQRKSKPPNVTAFEAKSNSDEAFFKHKCRFCAKVFGSDSALQIHLRSHTGERPFKCNICGNRFSTKGNLKVHFQRHKEKYPHIQMNPYPVPEHLDNIPTSTGIPYGMSIPPEKPVTSWLDSKPVLSTLTTSVGLPLPPTIPSLTPFIKTEEPQPIPISHPSASPPCSVKSDSGTADPTSKISNGLSDEVEAGALPTSNGKMEENPQNTSSIANVSSSVSSPAADSGSGSIATFTNPLMPLMSEQFKAKFPFGGLLDSTPASETSKLQQLVENIDKKATDPNECIICHRVLSCQSALKMHYRTHTGERPFKCKICGRAFTTKGNLKTHYSVHRAMPPLRVQHSCPICQKKFTNAVVLQQHIRMHMGGQIPNTPVTENYPESMESDTGSFDDKNFDDIDNFSDENMEDCPDSSVPDTPKSADASQDSLSSSPLPLEMSSIAALENQMKMINAGLAEQLQASLKSVENGSVEGDVLTNDSSSVGGDMESQSAGSPAVSESTSSMQALSPSNSTNDYHKSPSIEEKPVRALPSEFANGLSPTPANSGALDLTSSNTDKMIKEESLSMLFPFRDRGKFKNTACDICGKTFACQSALDIHYRSHTKERPFICTVCNRGFSTKGNLKQHMLTHQMRDLPSQLFEPSSSIGPNQNSSVMPANSLSSLIKTEVNGFVHGSPQDSKETPSGLAAAGPLSSSATSPVLLPALPRRTPKQHYCNTCGKTFSSSSALQIHERTHTGEKPFACTICGRAFTTKGNLKVHMGTHMWNSTPARRGRRLSVDGPMTFLGGNPVKFPEMFQKDLAARSGNGDPSSFWNQYAAALSNGLAMKTNEISVIQNGGIPPPPGGLGNGGSSPISGLTGSLEKLPNSEPNAPLAGLEKMASNENGTNFRFTRFVEDNKEIVTN
- the SALL1 gene encoding sal-like protein 1 isoform X1; the protein is MSRRKQAKPQHFQSDPDLALLSQRNGDTEKGQANRTTKNKDAHVCGRCCAEFFELSDLLQHKKNCTKNQLVLIVNENPASPSETFPPSSPSDNPDEQMNDTVNNTDQVDCSDLSEHNKLDKEESMDVEASSINNSSSSSKSVNNSITSSNSSTMGTSAVTTSLPHIGDLTTLGNFSVINSNVIIENLQSTKVAVAQFSQEARCNGASNNKLAVPALMEQLLALQQQQIHQLQLIEQIRHQILLLASQNTDMPTSSSPSQGTLRTSANPLSTLSSHLSQQLAAAAGLAQSLASQSASISGVKQLPPIQLPQSNPGNTIIPSSSGSSPNINILAAAVTTPSSEKVASSIGGSQLSNPPVSASSSPAFAISSLLSPASNPLLPQPTPNNSVFSSPLSNIGTPAEDLNSLTALAQQRKSKPPNVTAFEAKSNSDEAFFKHKCRFCAKVFGSDSALQIHLRSHTGERPFKCNICGNRFSTKGNLKVHFQRHKEKYPHIQMNPYPVPEHLDNIPTSTGIPYGMSIPPEKPVTSWLDSKPVLSTLTTSVGLPLPPTIPSLTPFIKTEEPQPIPISHPSASPPCSVKSDSGTADPTSKISNGLSDEVEAGALPTSNGKMEENPQNTSSIANVSSSVSSPAADSGSGSIATFTNPLMPLMSEQFKAKFPFGGLLDSTPASETSKLQQLVENIDKKATDPNECIICHRVLSCQSALKMHYRTHTGERPFKCKICGRAFTTKGNLKTHYSVHRAMPPLRVQHSCPICQKKFTNAVVLQQHIRMHMGGQIPNTPVTENYPESMESDTGSFDDKNFDDIDNFSDENMEDCPDSSVPDTPKSADASQDSLSSSPLPLEMSSIAALENQMKMINAGLAEQLQASLKSVENGSVEGDVLTNDSSSVGGDMESQSAGSPAVSESTSSMQALSPSNSTNDYHKSPSIEEKPVRALPSEFANGLSPTPANSGALDLTSSNTDKMIKEESLSMLFPFRDRGKFKNTACDICGKTFACQSALDIHYRSHTKERPFICTVCNRGFSTKGNLKQHMLTHQMRDLPSQLFEPSSSIGPNQNSSVMPANSLSSLIKTEVNGFVHGSPQDSKETPSGLAAAGPLSSSATSPVLLPALPRRTPKQHYCNTCGKTFSSSSALQIHERTHTGEKPFACTICGRAFTTKGNLKVHMGTHMWNSTPARRGRRLSVDGPMTFLGGNPVKFPEMFQKDLAARSGNGDPSSFWNQYAAALSNGLAMKTNEISVIQNGGIPPPPGGLGNGGSSPISGLTGSLEKLPNSEPNAPLAGLEKMASNENGTNFRFTRFVEDNKEIVTN